A region from the Thermoplasmata archaeon genome encodes:
- a CDS encoding DUF2284 domain-containing protein: protein MVRVKRKGKGGASGAESWAMRQRATAEVKAGCRHWAGEYVSIALKMGALHAVPIRASEVVLDPRTYLKCMFGCKDWGKNWTCPSAPGAVKPWEFPMIMKRYRRALLIHCRDKKTSQEISFEIERRAFLDGHYFAFSMSDCALCEGCALPESCRNPRKARPAMQALGIDVYATARKQGLPIETLREEREPQNWYSLVLIE from the coding sequence ATGGTGCGCGTAAAAAGAAAGGGGAAGGGAGGCGCGAGTGGAGCCGAGTCGTGGGCCATGAGGCAGAGGGCGACAGCGGAGGTTAAAGCCGGATGTCGCCACTGGGCAGGTGAATACGTTAGCATCGCGCTGAAAATGGGCGCCCTCCACGCCGTCCCCATCCGCGCATCCGAGGTCGTCCTCGACCCCAGGACATACCTCAAATGCATGTTCGGCTGCAAGGACTGGGGAAAGAACTGGACCTGCCCCTCCGCGCCGGGAGCGGTAAAGCCCTGGGAATTCCCGATGATAATGAAGAGGTACAGGAGGGCTCTTCTGATTCACTGTCGGGACAAGAAGACTTCGCAGGAGATATCCTTCGAGATAGAGCGCCGGGCATTCTTGGACGGCCACTACTTCGCTTTTTCAATGAGCGACTGCGCGCTTTGCGAGGGCTGCGCCCTACCGGAGTCGTGCAGGAACCCGAGGAAGGCCCGACCGGCGATGCAAGCGCTCGGAATCGACGTCTATGCGACCGCTCGGAAACAGGGACTGCCTATAGAGACCCTAAGGGAGGAGAGAGAGCCGCAGAACTGGTACAGTCTGGTTTTGATAGAATGA
- the hpt gene encoding hypoxanthine/guanine phosphoribosyltransferase codes for MDTIERLRRSLEASPVVRMGGYEYFVHPLADGVPALDPSELEAVAILMADMMDLSFDRLLTVEALGIPVATAISLILKVPLTVVRKKKYGLPGEVSVRASTGYASHELYLNGLRRGERVVFVDDVLSTGGTLRAVASALHQVGAVLCGAFVVIDKSSDKSSLERELGVRIGALVRVRLEGGRVRTERLLDAQQAGNGVRGERAVNPDVGRKMG; via the coding sequence ATGGACACTATCGAGCGTCTGAGGCGCTCACTCGAGGCCTCACCGGTGGTGAGAATGGGGGGGTATGAGTACTTCGTCCACCCCCTCGCGGATGGCGTTCCGGCCCTGGACCCCTCAGAGCTGGAGGCGGTGGCGATTCTAATGGCCGACATGATGGACCTGAGCTTCGACCGCCTCCTGACAGTCGAGGCCCTCGGAATACCTGTGGCCACCGCCATCTCCCTCATTCTAAAGGTCCCATTGACGGTGGTCCGGAAAAAGAAGTACGGCCTGCCCGGCGAGGTCTCGGTGCGCGCCAGCACAGGCTATGCGAGCCACGAGCTATACCTTAACGGCCTGAGGCGCGGGGAGAGGGTGGTCTTCGTGGACGATGTGCTCAGTACTGGCGGAACTCTCAGGGCCGTTGCCTCCGCCCTTCATCAGGTGGGCGCGGTGCTCTGCGGAGCATTTGTGGTGATTGATAAATCGTCGGACAAGAGCTCGCTCGAGAGGGAGCTTGGCGTCCGGATCGGGGCGTTGGTGAGGGTCCGGCTCGAGGGAGGGAGGGTGAGGACCGAGCGCCTACTCGATGCCCAGCAGGCCGGGAACGGGGTGAGGGGGGAAAGGGCGGTTAATCCAGATGTGGGTCGAAAAATGGGATAG